CCGGCGATCTGATCGGAGACCCTGGCCGGTTCGCCTCGGTCACCTATCTACCGCACGACGGGGCCGTTGTCAGGACCGAGCCCGACGTCACCCCGCTCCTCGATCAGGGGACTCCCTTCTCTACCGGGGTGCGTGCGCTTGCCCGTCTTCTCCTGCCTCCGACGCCGTGAATGGGCGAGGAACCGCCCGACCCCCTCCTTTCCGCCGCGACGCATCTCGAGGTGAGCGGTTGCGTGGCAGCGCTCGCAGAGGGCGACGAGGTTTGCGGGGTCGTCGTGGGTGGCGTCGCCGTCGATGTGGTGGACGTGGAGGTGCTCGCCGCTGCCGCAGACGGCACACCGGCCTCCTTCACGCGTGACGATCCGGTCGCGCAGGCGCTTCCACGCCCTGAGGGCGTATTTTTCCTTTACCGTGATCCTGACCGCAAACCGGGTGCAGAAGAGACTCCCACCGCCGCGCGAGACGTGCGGGCAGCGGATGCAGAGGGCGGCAAAACCGTTGAGGTCAGGCGCACCGTTGCAGAGGGACGGGCCGTAGGGGTCGAAGGCGGCAAGGGGGAGCTGGACTGAGGGCGTCATGGGCTTTTGATCTGATCACCGGAGGTTGGCCGCAGCCCTGCATAAGGGTTGGCATGGAGGCCGGACACCGACCGGTCTGATATTTCTCCCCTGGAGCCGAACCTGTTCCGATGTTCTATGCGACGGAATGACAGGGAGATAACGGATCGGGCCTGGATGGAGGCGGTCCTGAACGATGCGGTCTACGCCACCTTTGCCCTCTGCGACGGCGATGAGCCCTATGCGGTGCCGCTGAACTTCGCCTATCTTGATGGGGCCCTGTACGTCCATTCGGCACGTGAGGGGAGGAAGGTGAATGTCATGAGGAAAAATTCGTCGGTCGGGTTCAGTGTGGTCGTCGGCGTGGATATCACCTCCGACGAAGCGCCATGCGCGTGGGATATGCGCTACCGCAGCGTGAATGGTGTGGGGACCGCAGAGGCCGTCGAGGATCCAGCCGAAAAAGCGTGGGCACTGAACCTGATCGCGGCGAAGTACTCGAGAACGGGTTGCAACGTCTTCACGGAGAAGCAACTTGCCGCCGTCGCCGTCTTCAGGATCAGGGTCCGCTCTCTGGCCGGGAAGCGGGGAATGGACTGAACCGCTCCGACCATCATTTTTTCCTGCATTCTTTATTCCCTCCC
Above is a window of Methanofollis tationis DNA encoding:
- a CDS encoding pyridoxamine 5'-phosphate oxidase family protein; translation: MRRNDREITDRAWMEAVLNDAVYATFALCDGDEPYAVPLNFAYLDGALYVHSAREGRKVNVMRKNSSVGFSVVVGVDITSDEAPCAWDMRYRSVNGVGTAEAVEDPAEKAWALNLIAAKYSRTGCNVFTEKQLAAVAVFRIRVRSLAGKRGMD